A single window of Selenomonas sputigena DNA harbors:
- a CDS encoding 5-bromo-4-chloroindolyl phosphate hydrolysis family protein, producing the protein MRYLWLIFAIAALGGGAWLGYEGDWWKAGVMVFLGGFTLFQARGLRGGKQRLKLKRAQLQGLPDARAELLEASFAKAAGDYDVLQDLRQKVKDREMSQELVALQHVAGNMLRYLERNPERIAAAEDFIEIYQEKAAVMLRQYVELEETQLASEEVVQAKRRVKEMLSSLRTTYEEEFKRVINYQLMDLNAEIEVLQHSMKGQAMGEACTVPEAAEQPFVRRGAQHPMKAANATPIFLQKVSSLARGTSVIPQELYWQVVRRKIKASLLGIFLGGFGAHKFFLGKNFQGVGYILFLWTGLPIFVGFIEGVRWLFMPVDDFYFDYCDED; encoded by the coding sequence ATGCGCTATCTGTGGCTGATTTTCGCAATCGCTGCCTTGGGCGGCGGCGCTTGGCTCGGCTATGAGGGGGACTGGTGGAAGGCCGGCGTGATGGTTTTTCTCGGCGGCTTTACACTTTTTCAGGCGAGGGGACTGCGCGGCGGAAAGCAGAGGCTGAAGCTCAAGAGGGCGCAGCTGCAGGGGCTGCCCGATGCGCGAGCGGAGCTTCTGGAAGCGAGTTTTGCCAAGGCGGCAGGCGACTACGATGTTCTGCAGGATTTGCGGCAAAAGGTGAAGGATCGCGAGATGTCGCAGGAGCTTGTCGCCCTGCAGCATGTTGCGGGCAATATGCTGCGCTATCTGGAGCGCAATCCCGAACGCATCGCGGCAGCGGAGGATTTCATCGAGATATATCAGGAGAAGGCGGCCGTCATGCTGCGCCAGTATGTCGAGCTTGAGGAAACGCAGCTCGCCTCCGAAGAGGTGGTGCAGGCGAAGCGGCGTGTCAAGGAGATGCTTTCTTCCCTGCGCACGACGTATGAGGAGGAGTTCAAGCGCGTCATCAACTATCAGCTCATGGATCTCAACGCTGAGATCGAGGTGCTGCAGCATTCGATGAAGGGGCAGGCGATGGGGGAAGCGTGCACCGTGCCCGAAGCGGCGGAGCAGCCCTTCGTAAGGCGAGGTGCGCAGCATCCGATGAAGGCGGCGAACGCGACGCCAATCTTCCTGCAGAAGGTTTCGAGTCTCGCGCGAGGGACGAGCGTCATACCGCAGGAGCTTTACTGGCAAGTCGTGCGGCGCAAGATCAAGGCGTCGCTGCTCGGCATATTCCTCGGTGGTTTCGGTGCGCACAAGTTTTTTCTGGGCAAGAATTTTCAGGGTGTTGGTTACATCCTGTTCCTCTGGACGGGACTGCCGATCTTCGTCGGCTTCATCGAGGGCGTGCGTTGGCTCTTCATGCCCGTTGATGATTTTTACTTCGATTACTGTGATGAGGATTAG
- the purN gene encoding phosphoribosylglycinamide formyltransferase, whose amino-acid sequence MRKEVLGILCSGRGTNLESIIKAQKQGEIRAEIAVVLTDKPEAKALERAAQAGIAHHCVDRKACATREEFEEKLVAALEKAGVTLVVLAGFMRILSPYFVRKFCGRILNIHPSLLPSFGGAHAHRDVLAYGVKVSGCTIHFVDEGMDSGPIILQAAVPVMDDDTEDTLAARVLEQEHILYPRAIALYVDGRLKVEGRHVTILE is encoded by the coding sequence ATGCGTAAGGAAGTTCTCGGCATCCTGTGCTCGGGGCGCGGCACGAACCTCGAATCCATCATCAAGGCGCAGAAGCAGGGCGAGATTCGCGCTGAGATCGCTGTCGTCTTGACGGACAAACCCGAAGCGAAGGCCTTGGAACGCGCGGCACAGGCAGGCATCGCGCATCATTGCGTCGATCGCAAAGCGTGTGCGACGCGCGAGGAGTTCGAGGAGAAGCTCGTTGCAGCGCTTGAAAAGGCAGGCGTGACACTCGTTGTGCTCGCAGGTTTCATGCGCATCTTGAGTCCGTACTTCGTGCGCAAGTTTTGCGGGCGCATATTGAACATTCATCCGTCTCTCCTGCCGTCGTTTGGCGGGGCGCACGCCCATCGCGACGTGCTCGCCTATGGCGTCAAGGTCTCGGGCTGCACGATTCACTTCGTCGACGAGGGCATGGACTCAGGGCCGATCATCCTGCAGGCGGCTGTGCCTGTCATGGATGACGATACGGAAGATACGCTCGCCGCGCGGGTGTTGGAGCAGGAACATATCCTCTATCCGCGCGCCATCGCGCTCTATGTGGATGGGCGGCTCAAGGTGGAAGGCCGCCATGTGACGATTTTGGAATAA
- the purD gene encoding phosphoribosylamine--glycine ligase, translating into MKILVIGSGGREHALAWKLKDSPQTEKLYAIPGNPGMAAIAECVPQISPTDNAAVVAFTKENGIDLVVVGPEAPLAGGLVDALAAEGIKAFGPAKLAAEIEGSKAFSKDLMKKYGIPTAKYEVFSDAAAARAYVKAEGAPIVIKADGLAAGKGVVVAMTEEEALAAVDEIMEGEAFGAAGSRVVIEEFMAGEEVSILAFTDGKTIRAMIPSQDHKRAYDGDKGPNTGGMGAYAPAPVAPPALVAEVQRTILEPTIRAMEQEGRLYKGCLYAGLMVTEEGAKVVEFNCRFGDPETEVVLPLLKGDLVEIMLSCVDGNLADVEIPWNTGAAVTVVLAAGGYPKTYEKGAEITGLADAEAEGCLVFHAGTAEKDGKIVTAGGRVLNVVAEAADIRAAVEKAYRGVGRVHFKNAFCRKDIAHRALERMK; encoded by the coding sequence ATGAAGATTTTGGTCATCGGCAGCGGCGGGCGCGAGCATGCACTTGCCTGGAAGCTCAAGGATAGTCCGCAGACGGAGAAGCTTTATGCGATTCCGGGCAATCCGGGCATGGCGGCAATCGCCGAATGCGTACCGCAGATCTCTCCGACGGACAATGCGGCAGTCGTCGCTTTTACCAAGGAAAACGGCATCGATCTCGTCGTCGTCGGCCCTGAGGCGCCGCTTGCGGGCGGCCTCGTCGACGCACTGGCGGCGGAGGGAATCAAGGCATTTGGCCCCGCGAAGCTCGCGGCGGAGATTGAGGGTTCGAAGGCATTTTCCAAAGACCTCATGAAGAAGTACGGCATCCCGACGGCGAAGTACGAAGTGTTTTCCGATGCCGCCGCCGCACGCGCCTACGTCAAAGCCGAGGGTGCGCCCATCGTCATCAAGGCGGACGGACTCGCGGCGGGCAAGGGCGTCGTCGTCGCCATGACCGAGGAGGAAGCGCTTGCCGCCGTCGACGAGATCATGGAGGGCGAAGCATTCGGCGCAGCGGGCAGCCGCGTCGTCATCGAGGAATTCATGGCGGGCGAGGAGGTTTCCATTCTCGCGTTCACCGACGGCAAGACGATTCGTGCGATGATTCCGTCGCAGGATCATAAGCGCGCCTACGACGGCGACAAAGGGCCGAACACCGGCGGCATGGGCGCTTATGCGCCCGCTCCCGTCGCGCCTCCCGCACTCGTCGCCGAGGTGCAGCGGACGATTCTGGAGCCGACGATCCGCGCGATGGAGCAGGAAGGGCGGCTCTACAAAGGCTGCCTCTATGCAGGACTCATGGTCACAGAGGAAGGCGCGAAGGTCGTCGAGTTCAACTGCCGCTTCGGCGATCCTGAGACGGAGGTTGTGCTGCCGCTCCTCAAAGGCGACCTCGTCGAAATCATGCTGTCGTGCGTCGACGGCAATCTCGCCGATGTCGAGATTCCGTGGAACACGGGCGCGGCGGTAACCGTCGTCCTCGCGGCGGGCGGCTATCCGAAGACCTACGAGAAGGGCGCGGAAATCACGGGTCTCGCCGATGCTGAGGCGGAAGGATGCCTCGTCTTTCATGCGGGAACGGCAGAGAAGGACGGCAAGATCGTCACGGCGGGCGGCCGCGTGCTGAACGTCGTCGCTGAGGCAGCAGACATCCGCGCGGCGGTTGAGAAGGCATATCGCGGCGTCGGGCGCGTACATTTCAAGAACGCCTTCTGCCGCAAGGACATCGCGCACCGTGCATTGGAAAGGATGAAATGA
- a CDS encoding IMP cyclohydrolase, with the protein MKIKRALISVSDKTGVVEFARKLHDAGVEIVSTGGTMKAIRDAGIPVLYVSDVTGFPEIMDGRVKTLNPYIHGGILAVRDDPKHAQQMKEHKITPIDLVVVNLYPFDATVAKPNVTLAEVIENIDIGGPAMIRAAAKNFKFVAVVTNPSHYDEVAEMIQKDGCVRGMKRMELAREAFRHTSVYDEHIAAYLSEQIEK; encoded by the coding sequence ATGAAAATCAAGCGTGCTCTCATCAGTGTATCGGACAAGACGGGCGTCGTCGAGTTCGCACGCAAGCTGCATGATGCCGGTGTCGAGATCGTCTCGACGGGCGGCACGATGAAGGCGATCCGCGATGCGGGCATCCCCGTGCTCTACGTCAGCGATGTCACGGGCTTCCCTGAGATCATGGACGGCAGAGTTAAGACGCTCAATCCCTACATCCACGGCGGCATCCTCGCCGTGCGCGACGATCCCAAGCACGCACAGCAGATGAAGGAGCACAAGATCACGCCGATCGATCTCGTCGTCGTCAACCTCTATCCGTTCGATGCAACCGTGGCGAAACCAAACGTGACGCTCGCCGAGGTGATCGAGAACATCGACATCGGCGGCCCTGCGATGATCCGCGCCGCCGCGAAGAACTTCAAGTTCGTTGCCGTCGTGACGAATCCCTCGCATTACGATGAGGTAGCGGAAATGATCCAAAAGGACGGCTGCGTGCGCGGCATGAAGCGCATGGAACTCGCTCGTGAGGCCTTCCGTCATACATCGGTTTACGATGAGCACATCGCCGCATATCTTTCGGAGCAGATTGAGAAATAG
- the purE gene encoding 5-(carboxyamino)imidazole ribonucleotide mutase has translation MKAALFMGSDSDWPIMKPAVELLKEFGVEVDVIVASAHRTPAKVHEYAENARENGVGVIIAAAGAAAHLAGVIASYTTLPVIGVPINATPLNGLDALLSTVQMPSGIPVATMAVNGAKNAAVFALEIFGAGDAAVAKQLEGYREKLREGVAKKAARVASQVNQ, from the coding sequence ATGAAAGCAGCTCTTTTTATGGGAAGTGATTCGGACTGGCCGATCATGAAGCCGGCGGTGGAGCTTCTCAAGGAGTTCGGCGTCGAGGTCGATGTCATCGTGGCGTCGGCGCACCGCACACCCGCGAAGGTGCATGAGTATGCCGAAAACGCGCGTGAAAACGGTGTCGGCGTCATCATTGCAGCGGCGGGCGCGGCAGCGCACTTGGCGGGCGTTATCGCGAGCTACACGACGCTTCCCGTCATCGGCGTACCGATCAATGCGACGCCTTTGAATGGTCTCGACGCGCTCTTGAGCACGGTGCAGATGCCGTCGGGCATCCCCGTCGCGACGATGGCGGTCAACGGCGCGAAGAATGCGGCGGTCTTCGCCCTCGAAATCTTCGGTGCAGGCGATGCCGCTGTTGCAAAGCAGCTCGAAGGGTATCGCGAGAAGCTCAGGGAAGGCGTGGCGAAGAAGGCGGCGCGCGTCGCATCGCAGGTCAATCAGTAG
- a CDS encoding type II toxin-antitoxin system Phd/YefM family antitoxin — translation MQVMNATTFRQNLFQTLEQTVRYNEPVHITGKEGAAVLMSATDYNDLMATIELCAVPGMQKKIVDGLNTSTEECLSADKVTW, via the coding sequence ATGCAGGTGATGAATGCGACGACATTTCGACAGAATTTGTTTCAAACGCTTGAGCAGACTGTACGCTATAATGAGCCTGTCCATATCACAGGAAAGGAAGGGGCAGCGGTGCTCATGAGTGCCACGGATTACAATGATTTAATGGCGACGATCGAGCTTTGTGCCGTTCCTGGTATGCAGAAGAAAATCGTCGATGGGCTGAATACTTCGACGGAAGAATGCCTGTCTGCGGATAAGGTGACGTGGTGA
- the purC gene encoding phosphoribosylaminoimidazolesuccinocarboxamide synthase, producing MSKKVLYEGKAKIMYETENPDELLVYYKDDATAGNGAKKGTIVDKGVMNNKITAFFFDLLKKNGIDHHCISMPSDREMIVKKLEIIPLEVVVRNIAAGSLAERLGLEEGTKMAIPIVELYYKSDELGDPMINHYHVKAMAMATDEEIREIERQALKVNEIMRDYLKTKKITLVDFKLEFGRDKNGTIILADEISPDNCRFWDSDTNEKLDKDRFRRDLGNVEDAYKEILRRLTGEER from the coding sequence ATGAGCAAGAAGGTTCTGTACGAAGGCAAAGCAAAAATCATGTACGAGACGGAGAATCCCGACGAATTGCTCGTCTATTACAAGGACGATGCGACGGCAGGAAACGGCGCGAAGAAGGGCACGATCGTCGACAAGGGCGTCATGAACAACAAGATCACGGCTTTTTTCTTTGACCTCCTGAAGAAGAACGGCATCGACCATCACTGCATCAGCATGCCGAGCGACCGTGAGATGATCGTCAAGAAGCTTGAGATCATTCCGCTTGAGGTCGTCGTGCGCAACATTGCGGCGGGCAGCCTTGCCGAGCGCCTCGGCCTTGAAGAAGGCACGAAGATGGCGATTCCCATCGTGGAACTTTACTACAAGAGCGACGAGCTTGGCGATCCGATGATCAACCACTACCATGTCAAGGCAATGGCGATGGCGACGGATGAGGAGATCCGTGAGATTGAGCGCCAGGCCTTGAAGGTCAACGAGATTATGCGCGATTATTTGAAGACGAAGAAGATTACGCTCGTCGATTTCAAGCTGGAATTCGGCAGGGACAAGAACGGTACGATCATTCTTGCCGACGAGATCTCGCCGGACAACTGCCGTTTCTGGGACAGCGATACGAACGAGAAGCTCGATAAGGACAGATTTCGCCGTGACCTCGGCAACGTGGAGGACGCCTACAAGGAGATTCTGCGCCGCCTGACAGGCGAGGAGAGATAA
- a CDS encoding insulinase family protein: protein MKLNLKENEILHGFRLLKQQTVPEIDAKAYAFVHEKSGARLFFLENDDDNKVFSISFRTTPADDTGVAHIVEHSVLCGSRKYPLKEPFVELVKGSLNTFLNAMTFPDKTMYPVASRNDKDFQNLMDVYLDAVFYPSMKETPEIFQQEGWHYEIDNAEEPLRYSGVVYNEMKGALSSPDDVLENKVMLSLYPDTTYGFESGGDPDAIPTLTYEDFCAFHSRYYHPSNSYIYLYGAMDIEEKLAYLDREYLAAFDRIEPHSEIALQQSFRDMARKEDFYSISEGEKESEKTFLALNWLVGEADNAEAMLALEILQHALLQTEAAPLKKALMDAKIGKDVSASFEDALRQPYLSIIVTSSEAERAEEFCRLTEEAMRGLIENGIDKTLLEASINRLEFKAREADFGTFPKGLVYNIKIMNSWLYDADPALYLYYEELFQKMREGLKGRYFEEVLEKYLVKNAHRSLVVLKPSKTLSSEREAALSEALEKKKQALTHEEIERIIEMNKRLKERQESSETAEALATIPLLELSDIRREVEKLPLTEREIEGCKVLHSDIFTNKIAYVNLYFDAQGVPQEHIPYLFLLTELLDAVDTESHTYAELSNLSNLHTGGISYENSAAVRNGEPDSCMPMFRVRARAFVRKLPELFSFLAEVLTESKFTDKKRIEELCGQCRAVMEARVMSASQRSMAARIASYLSPAGAYNEQAMLSFYSFIADLTDHFEERFEGLSQILASLLPLVFTKGNLTIGVTLAEAEYATFAEEAAKFCRRLPQAKAEPQVYHFDVRAKNEGILSSSRVQYVGKAANFLRLGFSYTGSMSVLETILRYDYFWTKIRVQGGAYGAFTQFSRVGFLFFGSYRDPNLRETLDVFDKTAYYLRGFDVSDREMVKFIIGTISTVDAPLTPQLKGLAAQDGFLRHVTEADRQKSRDEILATRQADIRALADVVDACMQENVLCVFGNEEKLKENAGLFGGLLHALGSAAD from the coding sequence ATGAAGTTGAACCTCAAGGAAAATGAGATTCTCCACGGTTTCCGTCTGCTCAAGCAGCAGACGGTGCCGGAGATCGATGCGAAGGCCTATGCGTTCGTGCATGAAAAGAGCGGCGCCCGCCTTTTCTTTTTGGAAAACGACGACGACAACAAAGTCTTTTCCATCAGCTTCCGTACGACGCCGGCGGATGATACGGGCGTGGCGCACATCGTCGAGCATTCGGTGCTCTGCGGCTCCAGGAAGTATCCGCTCAAGGAGCCGTTCGTCGAGCTTGTCAAAGGCTCTTTGAACACCTTCCTCAATGCCATGACGTTCCCCGATAAGACGATGTACCCGGTGGCGAGCCGCAATGACAAGGACTTTCAGAACCTCATGGACGTCTATCTCGACGCGGTCTTTTATCCTTCGATGAAGGAGACGCCTGAAATCTTCCAGCAGGAGGGCTGGCACTACGAGATCGACAATGCCGAAGAGCCGCTTCGCTACAGCGGCGTCGTCTACAACGAGATGAAGGGCGCTCTGTCCTCGCCTGATGACGTGCTTGAGAACAAGGTCATGCTCTCCCTTTATCCCGATACGACGTACGGCTTCGAGTCGGGCGGCGATCCTGATGCGATTCCGACGCTGACATATGAGGATTTCTGCGCCTTTCACAGTCGCTACTACCATCCGTCGAACAGCTATATCTACCTCTACGGCGCGATGGACATTGAGGAAAAACTCGCCTATCTCGACCGCGAATATCTCGCCGCGTTCGACCGAATTGAGCCGCATTCCGAGATTGCTTTGCAGCAGTCCTTCCGTGATATGGCTCGCAAGGAGGACTTTTACTCCATTAGCGAGGGGGAGAAGGAGTCGGAGAAAACCTTCTTGGCGCTGAATTGGCTCGTGGGAGAGGCGGACAATGCCGAAGCGATGCTCGCTCTTGAAATCCTGCAGCATGCTCTCCTGCAGACGGAAGCCGCGCCCCTCAAAAAAGCGCTGATGGACGCGAAGATCGGCAAGGACGTCAGCGCTTCCTTCGAGGATGCGCTGCGCCAGCCTTACCTGAGCATCATCGTCACGAGTTCGGAGGCCGAGCGCGCCGAGGAGTTTTGCCGTCTGACGGAAGAGGCGATGCGCGGCCTCATCGAGAACGGCATCGACAAGACGCTGCTCGAAGCGTCGATCAACCGCCTCGAATTCAAGGCGCGTGAGGCGGACTTCGGCACGTTCCCCAAGGGGCTTGTCTACAACATCAAGATCATGAACAGCTGGCTCTACGATGCCGACCCTGCGCTCTACCTCTATTATGAGGAGCTTTTTCAGAAGATGCGCGAAGGACTCAAAGGGCGCTACTTTGAAGAGGTCTTGGAAAAGTACCTCGTGAAGAATGCGCATCGTTCTCTCGTCGTACTCAAGCCTAGCAAGACGCTTTCCTCTGAGCGCGAGGCGGCGCTTTCCGAAGCGCTGGAAAAGAAGAAGCAGGCGCTCACGCACGAGGAGATTGAGCGCATCATCGAGATGAACAAACGACTGAAGGAACGGCAGGAAAGCTCCGAGACAGCGGAGGCCCTGGCGACGATCCCTCTTCTTGAACTCTCCGATATTCGCAGGGAAGTGGAGAAACTGCCGCTCACCGAGCGCGAGATCGAGGGCTGCAAGGTGCTCCACAGCGATATTTTCACGAACAAGATCGCCTACGTTAACCTCTATTTCGATGCGCAGGGCGTACCACAGGAGCACATCCCGTATCTCTTTTTGCTGACCGAGCTTCTTGATGCGGTTGACACAGAGAGCCATACATACGCCGAGCTGTCGAATCTCTCGAACCTCCATACGGGCGGCATATCGTACGAAAATTCCGCCGCCGTCCGAAACGGCGAGCCAGATTCCTGCATGCCGATGTTCCGCGTGCGTGCACGCGCCTTCGTACGCAAATTGCCCGAACTGTTCTCGTTTCTCGCGGAAGTTCTGACCGAGAGCAAGTTCACGGACAAGAAGCGCATCGAGGAGCTTTGCGGACAGTGCCGCGCCGTCATGGAGGCTCGCGTCATGAGCGCCTCGCAGCGCAGTATGGCGGCACGCATCGCGTCTTATCTGTCGCCAGCGGGCGCTTACAACGAGCAGGCGATGCTGTCCTTCTATAGCTTCATCGCCGATCTCACCGATCACTTCGAGGAACGCTTCGAGGGACTTTCTCAGATACTCGCAAGCCTCCTGCCGCTTGTGTTCACAAAGGGCAATTTGACCATCGGCGTGACGCTCGCCGAAGCCGAATATGCCACGTTCGCCGAGGAGGCCGCAAAGTTCTGCCGCCGTCTGCCGCAGGCGAAGGCAGAGCCGCAGGTCTATCACTTTGATGTACGTGCGAAGAACGAGGGGATTCTGTCGTCGAGCCGCGTGCAGTATGTGGGCAAGGCGGCGAACTTCCTGCGCCTCGGCTTTTCCTACACGGGCAGTATGAGCGTTCTGGAGACGATCCTGCGCTACGACTACTTCTGGACGAAAATCCGCGTGCAGGGCGGCGCCTATGGCGCATTTACGCAGTTCAGCCGCGTCGGCTTCCTGTTCTTCGGCTCGTACCGTGATCCGAACCTCAGGGAAACGCTCGACGTCTTCGACAAGACGGCGTACTATTTACGCGGCTTCGACGTGTCCGACCGCGAGATGGTGAAGTTCATCATCGGCACGATTAGCACGGTCGACGCGCCGCTGACGCCGCAACTCAAGGGACTTGCCGCGCAGGACGGCTTCCTGCGTCATGTGACGGAAGCCGACCGTCAGAAGTCGCGCGATGAGATTCTTGCGACGCGGCAGGCGGACATTCGCGCGCTGGCGGATGTCGTCGACGCCTGCATGCAGGAAAATGTCCTGTGCGTCTTCGGCAATGAAGAAAAACTGAAGGAAAATGCAGGCCTTTTCGGCGGGCTTCTGCACGCTCTGGGCAGTGCGGCTGATTGA
- a CDS encoding toxic anion resistance protein — protein sequence MAEINLDDLLSKRAQQPQEKALELAPEKELERIAQAVEELTPAERAEVEKIKEGLDLTDSAAIIDFGTAAQKNIADFSDSILCNVRAKDSGYVGELLGELLTNVKSFEPKSSDGGFLKKLPLVSSLVGKAETMMQGYEKVSVQVEKVKTSLQKARMLMMKDVTMLDTLFAKNLEYFKTLELYIRAGEEKMQEMRETTLPKLRAQAAASSDPMAAQVVSDFESSVERFEKKVHDLKISKTISIQTAPQIRLIQNNDKVLIDRVQSAIYNSIPLWKNQMVIALGLANQKKVLEMQHSVNEMTNDLLKKNAEMLKIGTIETAKENERSIVDIETVRKVNDDLVTTIEETLKIQQDGRAKRRAAEAELVALESRLKKALESTLDGRNG from the coding sequence ATGGCGGAAATCAATCTGGACGATCTCTTGAGCAAGCGTGCGCAGCAGCCGCAGGAAAAGGCGCTGGAACTTGCGCCTGAAAAGGAGCTTGAGCGCATCGCGCAGGCGGTCGAGGAACTGACGCCTGCGGAGCGTGCCGAGGTGGAGAAGATCAAGGAGGGGCTTGACCTCACGGACTCGGCGGCGATCATCGACTTCGGCACGGCGGCGCAGAAGAACATCGCCGACTTTTCGGACAGCATTCTTTGCAACGTGCGTGCGAAGGACAGCGGTTACGTCGGCGAGCTTCTGGGCGAGCTTCTGACGAATGTCAAGAGTTTCGAGCCGAAGTCATCGGACGGCGGCTTCCTGAAGAAGCTGCCGCTTGTCAGCTCCCTCGTCGGCAAGGCGGAGACGATGATGCAGGGCTACGAGAAGGTTTCCGTGCAGGTCGAGAAGGTCAAGACGTCGCTGCAGAAGGCGCGCATGCTCATGATGAAGGACGTCACGATGCTCGACACTCTCTTTGCAAAGAATCTTGAGTACTTCAAGACGCTGGAACTTTACATTCGCGCGGGCGAGGAGAAGATGCAGGAGATGCGCGAGACGACGCTGCCCAAACTGCGTGCGCAGGCTGCCGCTTCGAGCGACCCGATGGCGGCGCAGGTCGTCAGTGATTTTGAGAGTTCCGTCGAGCGCTTCGAAAAGAAGGTGCATGACCTCAAGATCAGCAAGACGATCTCCATCCAGACGGCGCCGCAGATCCGCCTCATACAGAACAACGACAAGGTTCTCATCGACCGCGTGCAGAGTGCGATCTACAACTCGATTCCGCTGTGGAAGAATCAGATGGTCATAGCGCTCGGCCTCGCGAACCAGAAGAAGGTTCTTGAGATGCAGCACTCGGTCAATGAGATGACGAACGATCTTCTAAAGAAGAATGCGGAAATGCTCAAGATCGGCACGATCGAGACGGCGAAGGAGAACGAGCGCAGTATCGTGGACATCGAGACGGTGCGCAAGGTGAACGACGATCTCGTGACGACAATCGAGGAGACGCTGAAGATCCAGCAGGATGGCAGGGCGAAAAGGCGTGCGGCGGAAGCCGAACTCGTTGCGCTGGAAAGCAGGCTTAAGAAAGCGCTGGAAAGCACGCTTGACGGGCGAAATGGTTGA
- the purM gene encoding phosphoribosylformylglycinamidine cyclo-ligase, producing MEKKLTYRDAGVDIDAGNESVKLIKDSVRATYRPEVLGDLGGFGGLFALQAAKYKEPVLVSGTDGVGTKLRLAFMLDKHDTVGQDAVAMCVNDILVQGAEPLFFLDYLAVGKLVPEQVAAVVKGVAAACKESGCALIGGETAEMAGFYADGEYDIAGFAVGVVEKSKIITSERVQEGDVLLALPSSGIHSNGFSLVRKICFEHKGFTGAETFPELQKTLGEELLAPTRLYPRVCLPLIEKFDIHGMVHITGGGFYENIPRALPEHLAAEVDASAWQTPPIFRLLQEWGNVDGHEMYRTFNMGVGMVIIAGPEEAAKIRAHLASVGEEVYEIGCVKKGAHDVTIKGGVLDA from the coding sequence ATGGAAAAGAAACTTACCTATCGCGATGCGGGCGTCGATATCGACGCGGGCAATGAATCCGTCAAACTCATCAAGGACAGCGTGCGTGCGACGTACCGCCCCGAAGTGCTCGGCGATCTCGGCGGCTTCGGAGGCCTCTTTGCACTGCAGGCGGCGAAGTACAAGGAGCCGGTGCTCGTCTCAGGCACGGACGGCGTGGGCACGAAGCTGCGGCTTGCCTTCATGCTCGACAAGCACGATACCGTGGGGCAGGATGCCGTCGCCATGTGCGTCAACGACATCCTCGTGCAGGGTGCAGAGCCGCTTTTTTTTCTCGACTACCTCGCCGTCGGCAAGCTCGTTCCCGAGCAGGTGGCCGCTGTCGTCAAGGGCGTTGCCGCCGCCTGCAAGGAGTCGGGATGTGCGCTCATCGGCGGCGAGACAGCGGAGATGGCGGGCTTCTATGCTGATGGCGAGTACGACATCGCGGGCTTTGCCGTCGGCGTCGTCGAGAAGTCGAAGATCATCACGAGCGAGCGCGTCCAGGAGGGCGACGTGCTGCTCGCGCTGCCGTCCTCGGGCATTCACTCGAACGGCTTCTCGCTCGTGCGCAAGATTTGCTTCGAGCACAAGGGCTTCACGGGAGCTGAAACCTTCCCTGAGCTTCAAAAGACGCTCGGCGAGGAGCTTCTGGCACCGACGCGGCTCTATCCGCGCGTGTGTCTGCCGCTCATCGAAAAGTTCGACATTCATGGCATGGTGCACATCACGGGCGGCGGCTTCTACGAAAATATCCCGCGCGCCCTGCCCGAGCATCTTGCCGCAGAGGTCGATGCTTCCGCCTGGCAGACGCCGCCGATCTTCCGCCTGCTGCAAGAGTGGGGCAATGTCGATGGACATGAGATGTACCGCACGTTCAACATGGGCGTCGGCATGGTCATCATCGCCGGGCCCGAGGAGGCCGCGAAGATTCGCGCTCACCTTGCGTCAGTGGGTGAGGAGGTCTACGAGATCGGCTGCGTCAAGAAGGGTGCGCATGATGTGACGATCAAAGGCGGGGTTCTCGATGCGTAA
- a CDS encoding Txe/YoeB family addiction module toxin yields the protein MSWRIVYTKAAAADVPKLKAAHLAEKAQALIKILGENPFQKPPPYEKLRGSLQGAYSRRLNIQHRLVYEVLGEENTVKIISMWTHYEF from the coding sequence GTGAGCTGGCGAATCGTATATACGAAAGCAGCGGCGGCGGATGTGCCGAAACTCAAGGCAGCGCATTTGGCGGAAAAAGCGCAGGCGCTTATCAAGATTCTGGGGGAGAATCCATTTCAGAAACCACCGCCTTATGAGAAGCTGCGAGGCAGTCTGCAAGGTGCATATTCCAGGCGGCTGAATATTCAGCATCGTTTGGTGTACGAAGTTTTGGGGGAAGAAAATACTGTTAAGATCATCAGCATGTGGACGCATTACGAGTTTTAA